The nucleotide sequence CCGCTTCAAATGCGCAAATATTATTTCTGGTGCTGAATACTTCTGGATTAACTATCATACCAGTCAGTATTATGGCATTACGGGCGGCAAATGGTGCCGCTAATCCATCTGATGTTTTTCTGCCCATTTTATTAGCTACTTTTTTTTCAAGCATGGCAGGCTTGATTGCCGTTTCAGTCGTTCAGCGAATTAATTTATTCAATAAAGTAGTTGTTACCTATCTCGGAAGCGCCATAGTAATTATTACAGCTTTAATTTGGTATTTTAGCACATTACAACCCGAAGCAGTTGGGAAAATATCAACAGTTGCAGGAAACCTAATACTATTTTCAATAATCATAACCTTCATATTATTGGGAATAAGGAATAAAATTAATATCTATGATAATTTTATTGAAGGGGCTAAAGAAGGTTTTAGTGTTGCAATAAAAATCATTCCTTTTTTAGTTGCCATGTTGGTAGCTATCGGTGTTTTTCGGGCATCTGGTGCTTTAGATTTTATCATGGATGGCTTCAAACATTTTTTCTCTCTTTTTAATATCAATACTGATTTTGTTGATGCACTGCCAACAGCATTCATGAAACCATTAAGTGGTAGTGGAGCACGTGGGATGATGGTTGAAACAATGCGCACTTTTGGAGCTGATTCTTTTCCAGCAAAACTTTCAGGGGTATTTCAGGGGTCGACTGAAACAACATTTTATGTTTTGGCGGTTTATT is from Bacteroidota bacterium and encodes:
- a CDS encoding spore maturation protein; translated protein: MVLNYIWIAFFLIAFVVALLRLIFLGDLDVFPNLVNSTFEMAEASVKISIYLIGIMALWLGIMRIGEKGGAVKGIARVFNPLFSKLFPEIPKNHPSIGSMIMNISANMLGLDNAATPLGLKAMKELQEINPSSDTASNAQILFLVLNTSGLTIIPVSIMALRAANGAANPSDVFLPILLATFFSSMAGLIAVSVVQRINLFNKVVVTYLGSAIVIITALIWYFSTLQPEAVGKISTVAGNLILFSIIITFILLGIRNKINIYDNFIEGAKEGFSVAIKIIPFLVAMLVAIGVFRASGALDFIMDGFKHFFSLFNINTDFVDALPTAFMKPLSGSGARGMMVETMRTFGADSFPAKLSGVFQGSTETTFYVLAVYYGAVNIKRTRHTLGCALFADFVGIIAAIFIAYLFFH